The following proteins come from a genomic window of Micromonospora zamorensis:
- a CDS encoding roadblock/LC7 domain-containing protein, which yields MTSAVVTDDDLTGALDRLVDRVHGAEFAVVLSPDGLFLGGSQQVKGELAEQLSGVVAGLIALGLAATRICEGGGLRQVVVQMARAFLFVATIPNGTILTVRIAGDDVKVGDMAYEVALFVGQAERHLPIRLGPASSATIGDPGAQHRQR from the coding sequence ATGACGTCCGCAGTGGTCACCGACGACGACCTGACCGGCGCCCTGGACCGCCTGGTCGACCGAGTGCACGGCGCGGAGTTCGCCGTGGTGCTCTCCCCCGACGGGCTGTTCCTCGGCGGTTCCCAACAGGTCAAGGGCGAGCTCGCCGAGCAGCTCTCCGGCGTGGTCGCCGGTCTGATCGCGTTGGGGCTGGCCGCCACGCGGATCTGCGAAGGGGGCGGTCTGCGTCAGGTCGTGGTGCAGATGGCGCGAGCGTTCCTGTTCGTCGCCACCATTCCGAACGGCACCATCCTCACCGTGCGGATCGCCGGTGACGACGTCAAGGTCGGCGACATGGCGTACGAGGTGGCGCTCTTCGTCGGGCAGGCCGAGCGGCACCTGCCGATCCGTCTCGGGCCCGCCTCCTCGGCGACGATCGGGGATCCTGGTGCGCAGCACCGGCAGCGCTGA
- a CDS encoding DUF742 domain-containing protein, producing the protein MRSTGSADEAWYDDDAGPVARPYTMTGGRTAPTGDKFDLISLVVARRGVTPPTPLFPEQARIVELCHDPVSVAEVGAELDLPLGTVRVLLGDLLTAGLIEAHDPPMLSEVPNEDLLKAILVGLRAL; encoded by the coding sequence GTGCGCAGCACCGGCAGCGCTGACGAGGCGTGGTACGACGACGACGCTGGCCCGGTGGCCCGGCCGTACACGATGACCGGGGGGCGCACCGCGCCCACGGGCGACAAGTTCGACCTGATCTCACTGGTCGTCGCTCGCCGGGGGGTCACGCCGCCCACACCGCTCTTTCCCGAACAGGCGCGGATCGTCGAGCTGTGCCACGATCCGGTGTCGGTGGCCGAGGTGGGTGCCGAGCTGGACCTTCCACTGGGGACGGTCCGGGTGTTGCTCGGTGACCTGCTCACGGCCGGGCTGATCGAGGCGCATGACCCGCCGATGCTGTCGGAGGTGCCGAACGAGGATCTGCTCAAGGCGATACTCGTCGGGCTCCGCGCCCTGTGA
- a CDS encoding cellulose binding domain-containing protein — MPATPPQPRRTVAIILLDRIVAFGTTARRVLTGRDDVSRATWVAVIAAFGVLVATAVSVIGLLRTPEKLTPVTLDAPPSVEQVGTPPTGTPRAQARPAASSPAAPAPPPPASATAVPTTAGASTRPTPTGATASPTPTPLNADFAIADNALLSYGAAVTISNPGSVPVPQWTLTVTLPRESLRVSAVEGARVSRDGAVWTFVPDGSAGQVPGSTSVQVTFRVNGSPAGAAPEACAIDGAACTGLPH; from the coding sequence GTGCCGGCAACACCACCCCAGCCACGCCGTACCGTGGCGATCATCCTGCTGGACCGGATCGTGGCCTTCGGCACGACCGCGCGGCGGGTGCTCACCGGACGGGACGACGTCTCGCGGGCCACCTGGGTGGCCGTGATCGCGGCGTTCGGGGTGCTGGTCGCGACGGCCGTCTCCGTCATCGGGTTGCTGCGTACGCCGGAGAAGCTGACGCCGGTGACCCTCGACGCGCCACCGTCCGTCGAGCAGGTGGGCACTCCACCGACCGGCACTCCCCGGGCGCAGGCACGGCCGGCGGCCAGCAGCCCGGCGGCGCCCGCTCCCCCACCGCCCGCGTCGGCCACCGCCGTCCCGACGACCGCAGGTGCGTCGACCCGGCCCACACCGACCGGTGCGACGGCCTCGCCCACCCCGACTCCCCTGAACGCCGACTTCGCCATCGCGGACAACGCCCTGCTCAGTTACGGTGCGGCCGTGACGATCAGCAACCCGGGGTCGGTGCCGGTGCCGCAGTGGACGCTGACCGTCACCCTGCCCCGGGAGTCGCTGCGGGTCAGCGCGGTCGAGGGCGCGCGGGTCAGCCGGGACGGTGCGGTGTGGACGTTCGTGCCGGACGGAAGCGCCGGTCAGGTGCCCGGCAGCACCTCGGTCCAGGTGACGTTTCGCGTCAACGGTTCACCGGCGGGTGCCGCCCCCGAGGCCTGCGCCATCGACGGGGCCGCCTGCACCGGCCTGCCGCACTGA
- a CDS encoding GerMN domain-containing protein, which translates to MNRRRLAPLALVLLLTGCGIPTDDGPRTVQPPRGPFHSSVPADATAPAGHVVETLCLVRDNWIIPVVRRVDSVPSMADQLRHLLAGPTGEERDSDLTSALPGAVNAAGVTVTGTQALVAVDAPAVDAGRSDEVLAFGQIVCTLTSRDDVTTVAFLRDGRPLGVPRADGSLSADPLTRAAYAPLIKEQ; encoded by the coding sequence GTGAACCGACGCCGTCTCGCCCCGTTGGCACTCGTCCTGCTGTTGACCGGTTGCGGCATCCCCACCGACGACGGCCCCCGAACGGTGCAGCCACCGCGTGGGCCGTTCCACAGCTCCGTTCCCGCCGACGCCACCGCACCGGCCGGCCACGTCGTCGAAACCCTCTGCCTCGTACGCGACAACTGGATCATCCCCGTGGTCCGGCGCGTCGACAGTGTGCCGAGCATGGCTGACCAACTGCGGCATCTGCTCGCCGGACCCACCGGGGAGGAACGTGACAGCGACCTGACCAGCGCGCTGCCGGGAGCGGTCAACGCCGCTGGTGTGACGGTGACCGGCACGCAGGCTCTCGTCGCGGTGGACGCGCCGGCCGTCGACGCCGGCCGCAGCGACGAGGTCCTCGCCTTCGGGCAGATCGTCTGCACCCTGACCAGCCGCGACGACGTCACCACAGTGGCCTTCCTGCGCGACGGCAGACCGCTCGGTGTGCCCCGGGCCGACGGTTCGCTGTCCGCCGACCCGCTCACCCGCGCCGCCTACGCCCCACTGATCAAGGAGCAGTGA
- a CDS encoding sensor histidine kinase: MRRLGLRTRVAAAFAVGALLLSASMALVSYELTRQSLLDDRERIALRAAYFDAAVVHAGLDTDSPDVVEVLRSLDTGGSRRPVLHLNGEWYARTADPDTTAAIPAELRRIVAAGEPAVQRVRVAGQPALVVGVPLSSSAAYFEVNSMRELEQTFQVLALALTTVAVLVAGSGAALGWYATRHGLRPLTAVADAAQKIAAGDFTARLDPATDPDLTRLSSSFNQMVDQLARRIERDRRFAADVSHELRSPLQTLAAAASVLARRREHQDDRTATAAGLVADEIDRFQRLVNDLIDLARSDQPAHRATVDVVELAEEACHAYDLPVSLVHLAPDVPPTWHVERRRIAQVLANLLDNAVTYGAGPAAVRLCRDGDTGVIEVDDDGPGVPVEDREAIFDRFVRGRAAHTRGAGDGTGLGLALVAQHAAAHEGHATVVDRPGGGARFRVALPGSLP; the protein is encoded by the coding sequence ATGAGACGCCTCGGACTGCGTACCCGGGTGGCAGCCGCGTTCGCGGTCGGCGCGCTCCTGCTCTCCGCGTCGATGGCCCTGGTCTCCTACGAACTGACCCGGCAGTCCCTGCTCGACGACCGGGAACGCATCGCACTACGGGCCGCCTACTTCGACGCCGCGGTGGTGCACGCCGGGCTCGACACGGACAGTCCGGACGTGGTGGAGGTGCTCCGGTCGCTGGACACCGGCGGGAGCCGGCGGCCGGTGCTGCACCTCAACGGCGAGTGGTACGCGCGCACAGCGGACCCGGACACCACCGCCGCCATCCCCGCCGAGTTGCGTCGAATCGTCGCCGCCGGGGAGCCGGCGGTGCAGCGCGTACGCGTCGCCGGGCAACCCGCCCTGGTGGTGGGGGTGCCGCTGTCCTCGTCGGCGGCATATTTCGAGGTCAACTCGATGCGTGAGTTGGAGCAGACGTTCCAGGTCCTGGCGCTGGCGTTGACCACCGTCGCGGTGCTGGTCGCCGGGTCCGGTGCCGCCCTCGGGTGGTACGCCACCCGACACGGACTACGGCCGCTGACGGCGGTCGCCGACGCTGCCCAGAAGATCGCCGCCGGTGACTTCACCGCCCGGCTGGACCCGGCCACCGACCCCGACCTGACCCGCCTCTCCTCCTCGTTCAACCAGATGGTCGACCAGCTCGCCCGCCGCATCGAACGGGACCGCCGCTTCGCCGCCGACGTCAGCCACGAACTGCGCTCACCGCTGCAGACCCTCGCCGCGGCGGCCAGCGTCCTGGCCCGTCGTCGGGAACACCAGGACGACCGGACGGCGACTGCCGCCGGGCTCGTCGCCGACGAGATCGACCGTTTCCAGCGACTGGTCAACGACCTGATCGACCTGGCTCGCAGCGACCAGCCCGCACACCGTGCCACGGTGGACGTGGTGGAGCTGGCCGAAGAGGCCTGCCACGCGTACGACCTGCCGGTCAGCCTCGTCCACCTGGCACCGGACGTCCCCCCGACCTGGCACGTCGAGCGGCGGCGGATCGCCCAGGTCCTGGCGAACCTGCTCGACAACGCCGTGACCTACGGCGCCGGCCCCGCAGCCGTCCGCCTCTGCCGCGACGGTGACACCGGCGTCATCGAGGTCGACGACGATGGCCCGGGCGTGCCCGTGGAGGATCGTGAGGCGATCTTCGACCGTTTCGTTCGGGGTCGGGCCGCCCACACCCGTGGCGCAGGTGACGGCACGGGGCTCGGGCTCGCGCTGGTGGCCCAGCACGCCGCAGCGCACGAGGGGCACGCCACCGTCGTCGACCGCCCCGGGGGCGGCGCACGCTTCCGGGTCGCGCTTCCGGGCAGCCTGCCGTGA
- a CDS encoding response regulator transcription factor, with protein sequence MTAVLVIEDDDRIRLALLLALEDEGYDALGAATAEEGLRAQRHHPADYVLVDLMLPGLDGFECIRQLRRDDDVPIVVVSARDGTDDIVAALEAGADDYVVKPVAIRELTARLRALRRRARPLAAASTPDPVPAVAFGELEISPEAGEVRRAGQQVTVTRTEFRLLCELAEHAGRVLSRQQLLQRVWGYDSGDERLVDVHVGRLRQKIEPDPANPRHLVTLRGLGYKLQR encoded by the coding sequence ATGACGGCCGTACTGGTGATCGAGGACGACGACCGCATCCGGCTCGCGCTGCTGCTCGCACTGGAGGACGAGGGCTACGACGCCCTCGGGGCGGCTACCGCGGAGGAGGGCCTGCGCGCCCAGCGTCACCACCCGGCCGACTACGTGCTCGTCGACCTGATGCTCCCCGGCCTCGACGGCTTCGAGTGCATCCGACAACTGCGCCGTGACGACGACGTTCCGATCGTGGTCGTCAGCGCCCGGGACGGAACCGACGACATCGTGGCCGCTCTCGAAGCCGGCGCCGACGACTACGTCGTCAAACCCGTGGCGATCAGGGAGCTGACCGCCCGACTGCGAGCCCTGCGTCGGCGCGCCCGACCGCTGGCGGCGGCGTCGACGCCGGATCCGGTGCCGGCCGTGGCCTTCGGAGAGTTGGAGATCAGTCCGGAGGCGGGGGAGGTGCGCCGCGCCGGTCAGCAGGTCACCGTCACCCGCACCGAGTTCCGCCTGCTCTGCGAGCTGGCCGAGCACGCCGGCCGGGTGCTGTCCCGTCAGCAGCTGCTGCAACGGGTCTGGGGGTACGACAGCGGGGACGAACGGCTGGTCGACGTGCACGTCGGCCGACTGCGGCAGAAGATCGAGCCGGACCCGGCGAACCCCCGGCACCTGGTGACCCTGCGGGGTCTGGGCTACAAGCTGCAACGATGA
- a CDS encoding STAS domain-containing protein, translated as MTTPVMPTRYTLPLVEVRVTELDLACLPEVGAMFDRLLSLRPAQVVLDLSDCRHLDAAAIGLLLDLHRRLARADAVLTVRNPNPRVRRILHIARLDQVLSIVTGPGRAMRTAPAQGVGRTPA; from the coding sequence ATGACAACGCCGGTGATGCCGACGCGGTACACACTGCCGCTGGTCGAGGTGCGCGTCACCGAACTCGACCTGGCCTGCCTACCGGAGGTCGGTGCGATGTTCGATCGGCTGCTCAGCCTGCGCCCCGCGCAGGTCGTGCTCGACCTCTCCGACTGCCGACACCTCGACGCCGCCGCCATCGGCCTGCTCCTCGACCTGCACCGGAGACTGGCTCGCGCCGACGCGGTCCTCACCGTGCGCAACCCGAACCCTCGGGTCCGCCGCATCCTGCACATCGCCCGCCTCGACCAGGTGCTGTCGATCGTCACCGGCCCGGGCCGGGCGATGCGGACCGCGCCAGCCCAGGGCGTAGGAAGGACCCCAGCATGA
- a CDS encoding STAS domain-containing protein, giving the protein MTVVPDEYLMTLICDTCGETIRGTACVLPDAEVVWTLVAEHGWSGSPFATGPHRCPHCSLLPPPRRGPGSCDDHGPGGILGIDHLDDVTVIAATGDIDLDTGDTLRTALRHVAEVGGHVVVDLSRVHIIDSTGLGLLVRAHRDARERGVTLCLAAPSRFIRTVLHTMRLDGAFPIFESLDDAVGQLSDDATRRQHVAG; this is encoded by the coding sequence ATGACCGTCGTCCCGGACGAGTACCTGATGACCCTGATCTGCGACACCTGTGGCGAGACCATCCGCGGCACCGCGTGCGTGCTACCCGACGCCGAGGTCGTCTGGACCCTGGTGGCAGAGCACGGCTGGAGCGGCTCTCCGTTCGCCACCGGGCCGCACCGCTGCCCGCACTGCAGCCTGCTGCCACCCCCGCGCCGCGGGCCGGGCTCGTGCGACGACCACGGTCCCGGAGGCATCCTCGGCATCGACCACCTCGACGACGTCACCGTCATCGCCGCGACGGGCGACATCGACCTCGACACCGGCGACACGCTGCGCACGGCACTGCGGCACGTGGCCGAGGTGGGCGGGCACGTGGTCGTCGACCTGAGCCGTGTGCACATCATCGACTCGACCGGGCTCGGTCTTCTCGTCCGCGCACACCGCGACGCGCGGGAACGCGGGGTCACGCTCTGCCTCGCCGCGCCGTCGCGATTCATCCGCACCGTCCTGCACACCATGCGCCTGGACGGAGCGTTCCCGATCTTCGAGAGCCTCGACGACGCCGTCGGCCAGTTGTCCGACGACGCCACGCGACGCCAGCACGTGGCCGGCTGA
- a CDS encoding YccF domain-containing protein has product MIRFVLNVLWLIFGGGIVLAVGYGVAALICFVLVVTIPFGVASLRLAVYSLWPFGRTLVPKPGAGVASGLANILWLVLAGWWLALSHIVAGVALCVTIIGIPFGIANFKLVPAAFWPLGREVVDTP; this is encoded by the coding sequence GTGATTCGTTTCGTACTGAACGTGCTGTGGCTCATCTTCGGCGGTGGCATCGTGCTGGCGGTCGGGTACGGCGTCGCCGCACTGATCTGCTTCGTCCTGGTCGTGACGATCCCGTTCGGGGTCGCGTCGCTCCGCCTCGCCGTCTATTCGCTGTGGCCCTTCGGCCGCACCCTGGTGCCGAAGCCCGGCGCGGGCGTCGCCTCCGGTCTGGCGAACATCCTCTGGCTGGTGCTGGCGGGCTGGTGGCTCGCGCTGTCCCACATCGTCGCCGGGGTCGCCCTCTGCGTGACGATCATCGGGATTCCGTTCGGCATCGCCAACTTCAAGCTCGTGCCGGCGGCGTTCTGGCCCCTCGGCCGCGAGGTCGTGGACACGCCCTGA
- the helR gene encoding RNA polymerase recycling motor ATPase HelR — translation MPTSVFDLSDHLSPKADPALIGRDEQHFATMAESLDQLNAELSERLAAERRAPGGKGRQAMDRDEEIRRLTGRLRALSRYGLDLCLGHVVGADNPEPVYVGRRGLTDSEGRRLLLDWRSPAAEPFFGATHANPMGLSSRRRYRWTRGRISDYWDEVFTPDGFVGHAVALDDQSAFIASLGSARSTRMRDVLSTIQADQDAIIRAGSAGALVVDGGPGTGKTVVALHRTAYLLYSDPRLGQRRGGVLFVGPHQPYLAYVADVLPSLGEEDVQTCTLRNLVGEGAGATVEPDPDVARLKSSAELVGAIDAAVRFYEDPPVKPMTVTTDEADIWLGADDWADAFQAPGPGTPHNEARDEIWEELLTILVDRYDGDEPDDVVRRSLLRNRELRATVNRAWPLLDAADIVGDLWSVPAYLRTCAPWLSPADVRKLQRDDARAWTVSDLPLLDAARRRLGDASERPRRHDPAAAVEREHRARVVDELLAADAYDDGEGLLTMLRQPDLRDALADESALPAADPDLLAGPFAHIVVDEAQELTDAEWQMLLARCPSHSFTIVGDRAQARHGFTESWQERLERIGLDRITLATLSINYRTPEEVMAEAEPVIRAVLPDANVPTSIRSNGLPVVHGSAAELGAILDAWLGEHADGTACVIGDPTFPPTSRVRSLSPEQAKGLEFDLVVLVDPEAFGTGIEGAVDRYVAMTRATQQLVILTSS, via the coding sequence TTGCCCACCTCCGTGTTCGATCTCTCCGATCACCTCTCCCCCAAGGCCGACCCGGCGCTGATCGGCCGCGACGAGCAGCATTTCGCGACGATGGCGGAGAGCCTTGATCAGCTGAACGCCGAGCTGTCCGAGCGCCTTGCCGCCGAGCGCAGGGCGCCCGGCGGCAAGGGCCGGCAGGCGATGGACCGGGACGAGGAGATCCGTCGGCTGACCGGCCGCCTGCGTGCGCTGAGTCGTTACGGTCTGGACCTGTGTCTCGGCCACGTGGTCGGTGCGGACAACCCCGAGCCCGTGTACGTCGGACGTCGCGGCCTCACAGACAGCGAGGGTCGGCGGTTGCTGCTCGACTGGCGCTCGCCCGCCGCCGAGCCGTTCTTCGGCGCGACCCACGCCAACCCGATGGGTCTGTCGAGCCGTCGCCGGTACCGGTGGACGCGCGGTCGGATCAGCGACTACTGGGATGAGGTCTTCACCCCGGACGGGTTCGTGGGGCACGCCGTCGCGCTCGACGACCAGTCCGCGTTCATCGCCAGCCTCGGCAGCGCCCGGTCGACCCGGATGCGGGACGTGCTCAGCACCATCCAGGCCGACCAGGACGCCATCATCCGAGCGGGATCGGCCGGGGCGCTCGTCGTGGACGGCGGTCCGGGCACCGGAAAGACCGTCGTCGCGCTGCACCGCACCGCCTACCTGCTCTATTCCGACCCTCGCCTGGGTCAGCGCCGGGGTGGCGTGCTCTTCGTCGGGCCGCACCAGCCCTACCTGGCCTATGTCGCTGACGTCCTGCCCAGCCTCGGCGAGGAGGACGTGCAGACCTGCACCCTGCGGAACCTCGTCGGCGAGGGCGCCGGGGCGACTGTCGAACCCGATCCGGACGTGGCCCGGTTGAAGTCCTCCGCGGAGCTGGTCGGTGCGATCGACGCCGCGGTCAGGTTTTACGAGGACCCACCGGTCAAACCGATGACGGTCACGACCGACGAGGCCGACATCTGGCTGGGTGCCGACGACTGGGCCGACGCGTTCCAGGCGCCCGGGCCGGGCACCCCGCACAACGAGGCGCGAGACGAGATCTGGGAGGAGTTGCTCACGATCCTCGTGGACAGGTACGACGGCGACGAGCCGGACGACGTGGTCCGCAGGTCGCTGCTGCGCAACAGGGAGCTGCGCGCGACCGTCAACCGCGCCTGGCCCCTGCTCGACGCCGCCGACATCGTGGGAGACCTGTGGTCGGTGCCCGCGTACCTGCGCACGTGTGCTCCCTGGCTCAGCCCGGCGGACGTCCGGAAGCTGCAGCGCGACGACGCCCGGGCCTGGACCGTGTCCGACCTGCCGCTCCTGGACGCGGCACGGCGGCGCCTCGGTGACGCGTCGGAGCGTCCGCGTCGGCACGACCCCGCCGCCGCCGTCGAACGCGAGCACCGGGCCCGGGTCGTCGACGAACTGCTCGCGGCCGACGCCTACGACGACGGCGAGGGCCTGCTGACGATGCTGCGCCAGCCGGACCTGCGCGACGCCCTGGCCGACGAGTCCGCGCTCCCCGCCGCCGATCCGGATCTGCTGGCCGGCCCGTTCGCCCACATCGTCGTGGACGAGGCCCAGGAGCTGACCGACGCCGAGTGGCAGATGCTGCTGGCCCGCTGCCCGTCGCACAGCTTCACCATCGTCGGGGACCGCGCCCAGGCCCGGCACGGGTTCACCGAGTCGTGGCAGGAACGCCTGGAGCGCATCGGGCTCGACCGGATCACGCTGGCCACCCTGAGCATCAACTACCGGACCCCGGAGGAGGTCATGGCGGAGGCCGAGCCGGTCATCCGGGCTGTGCTCCCCGACGCCAACGTGCCGACCTCCATCCGCAGCAACGGGCTGCCCGTCGTCCACGGATCGGCCGCCGAGCTGGGCGCGATCCTCGACGCCTGGCTCGGCGAGCACGCCGACGGGACCGCCTGCGTGATCGGCGATCCGACGTTCCCACCGACGTCCCGCGTCCGGTCGCTGAGCCCGGAGCAGGCCAAGGGTCTCGAGTTCGACCTGGTCGTCCTGGTCGACCCGGAGGCGTTCGGCACGGGCATCGAGGGGGCGGTCGACCGCTACGTCGCGATGACCCGGGCGACCCAGCAACTCGTGATCCTGACGAGTTCCTGA
- a CDS encoding PQQ-dependent sugar dehydrogenase yields the protein MRVIARTKPRRRLLPAVMAAVTLLTVAVGVPAAAAAPSTVVGVASGRCLDVVGNVRTAGAGINIYDCNGQANQAWSLTSAGELRVYNETMCLDVVGQDTTAPAALQINGCNGGANQRFRINTNGTIVGVQSGLCLDVTGAGTANSTTVGLWTCNGQTNQRWTTALGSSDSQPPTAPGSPRVSGLTCNSVTFAWNASTDNVAVAFYDVYHDGQLMKSVSGTTLSTTLTVVAGATWGLYVNARDAAGNVSQASTTVSITPPPCQADTQPPTAPQQLTGTASGTTVTLRWTASSDNIGVRAYDIHRAGVKVGTVTGAPPATTFTDSGLAANTAYQYYVVARDAQDNASSRSGTTTVTTGAACGNPVCGVRQVTTDTDIPWGLVTLPDGNVLYNRRDAHDIIQLNPTTGAKTNLGTVPNVQSTDGEGGLLGLAISASYSSDRWLYIMHTSPSDNRIVRIRLENGRLNTASEQVLVSGIRRNKYHDGGRLRFGPDGKLYASTGDAQNGNYAQDRAALEGKILRLNPDGTVPSDNPFGNYVWSYGHRNPQGLAFDSQGRLWEQEFGNSVMDETNLITRGGNYGWPACEGTSGTCGTAGFIAPARTYPTAEGSCSGITIVRDALYVACARGARMYRAVISGSSLTNVQTYFSGTYGRLRTVEPAPDGGLWLTTTNTGDKDSTPNNSNERILHVTLGN from the coding sequence ATGCGAGTCATCGCGCGAACCAAACCACGACGGCGGCTGTTGCCGGCGGTGATGGCGGCGGTGACGCTGCTGACCGTGGCCGTCGGCGTGCCGGCCGCCGCAGCGGCACCGTCGACGGTGGTCGGCGTGGCCAGCGGCCGGTGCCTGGACGTGGTCGGCAACGTGCGGACCGCCGGCGCCGGCATCAACATCTACGACTGCAACGGTCAGGCCAACCAGGCGTGGAGCCTCACCTCCGCCGGTGAGCTGCGGGTCTACAACGAGACGATGTGTCTCGACGTGGTCGGCCAGGACACCACCGCGCCGGCCGCACTGCAGATCAACGGCTGCAACGGTGGTGCCAACCAGCGCTTTCGGATCAACACCAACGGGACCATCGTCGGCGTCCAGTCCGGCCTGTGCCTGGACGTGACCGGCGCGGGCACCGCCAACAGCACCACTGTCGGTCTCTGGACCTGCAACGGGCAGACCAACCAACGGTGGACGACTGCCCTGGGCAGCAGCGACAGCCAGCCGCCCACGGCGCCGGGCAGCCCGCGGGTGAGTGGCCTGACCTGCAACTCGGTGACCTTCGCGTGGAACGCCTCGACGGACAACGTCGCTGTCGCCTTCTACGACGTCTACCACGACGGCCAGCTGATGAAATCGGTGAGCGGCACGACGCTGTCCACCACCCTCACGGTGGTCGCCGGCGCGACCTGGGGCCTGTACGTCAACGCCCGCGACGCCGCCGGCAACGTGTCCCAGGCGAGCACCACGGTCTCGATCACGCCGCCGCCCTGCCAGGCCGACACCCAGCCACCGACCGCGCCACAACAGCTCACCGGCACCGCGTCGGGCACCACCGTGACACTGCGGTGGACCGCGTCGAGCGACAACATCGGGGTCCGGGCGTACGACATCCACCGCGCCGGCGTGAAGGTCGGCACGGTCACCGGCGCGCCGCCGGCGACCACGTTCACCGACAGCGGGCTGGCCGCGAACACCGCGTACCAGTACTACGTGGTGGCGCGGGACGCCCAGGACAACGCCTCCTCGCGCAGCGGCACGACGACAGTGACGACCGGCGCGGCGTGCGGCAACCCGGTGTGCGGGGTGCGCCAGGTCACCACCGACACCGACATCCCGTGGGGGCTGGTGACGCTTCCGGACGGCAACGTGCTCTACAACCGCCGCGACGCGCACGACATCATCCAGCTCAACCCCACCACCGGCGCCAAGACCAACCTGGGCACGGTGCCGAACGTGCAGAGCACCGACGGTGAGGGCGGCCTGCTCGGGCTCGCCATCTCGGCCAGCTACAGCAGCGACCGCTGGTTGTACATCATGCACACCTCGCCCAGCGACAACCGGATCGTGCGGATCAGGTTGGAGAACGGGCGACTCAACACGGCCAGCGAGCAGGTGCTGGTCAGCGGCATCCGGCGCAACAAATACCACGACGGTGGGCGCCTACGGTTCGGCCCGGACGGCAAGTTGTACGCCAGCACGGGTGACGCGCAGAACGGCAACTACGCACAGGACCGGGCGGCCCTCGAAGGCAAGATCCTGCGCCTCAACCCGGACGGCACCGTTCCCTCCGACAACCCGTTCGGCAACTACGTGTGGAGCTACGGCCACCGCAATCCGCAGGGGCTGGCGTTCGACTCGCAGGGCCGGCTGTGGGAGCAGGAGTTCGGCAACTCGGTCATGGATGAGACCAACCTGATCACCCGGGGCGGCAACTACGGCTGGCCGGCGTGCGAGGGCACCAGCGGCACGTGCGGCACCGCCGGGTTCATCGCGCCGGCGCGTACCTATCCCACCGCCGAAGGGTCGTGCTCGGGCATCACGATCGTGCGGGACGCGCTCTACGTGGCCTGCGCGCGTGGTGCCCGAATGTACCGCGCGGTGATCAGCGGCAGCAGTCTGACGAACGTGCAGACGTACTTCAGCGGCACCTACGGTCGGTTGCGGACGGTGGAGCCGGCTCCCGACGGAGGGCTCTGGCTGACCACCACCAACACCGGTGACAAGGACAGCACCCCGAACAACAGCAACGAGCGGATCCTGCACGTCACGCTCGGCAACTAG
- a CDS encoding SAM-dependent methyltransferase: MAGPDAELTAKLQPDVPHAARIWNYWMGGKDNFQSDRAAGDAVAEVYPEIVLMAQQSRLFLVRAVRYLAAEAGIRQFLDIGTGLPTMQNTHAVAQGVAPDSRIVYVDNDPMVLVHARALLASTTSEGVTTYVPADYHDPERILAEAAQTLDFDQPVAVMFMGVMGYEPDLSVVRSIVERTMDAIPSGSYLVLWDGTNTSPAVVSGAERLAQSGGVPYILRSPADLDSCFSGLSKVEPGLVPIPLWRPDEPDVTAIDAYGAVARKP, from the coding sequence ATGGCCGGCCCGGACGCCGAACTCACCGCGAAGCTTCAGCCCGACGTGCCGCACGCGGCCCGGATCTGGAACTACTGGATGGGCGGCAAGGACAACTTCCAGTCCGACCGGGCGGCCGGCGACGCGGTCGCCGAGGTCTACCCGGAGATCGTCCTCATGGCGCAGCAGTCGCGCCTGTTCCTGGTGCGGGCCGTGCGTTACCTGGCGGCCGAGGCGGGCATCCGGCAGTTCCTGGACATCGGCACCGGCCTGCCCACCATGCAGAACACGCACGCGGTCGCCCAGGGGGTCGCGCCCGACTCGCGGATCGTCTACGTGGACAACGACCCGATGGTGCTGGTGCACGCGCGGGCGCTGCTGGCGAGCACGACGTCCGAGGGTGTCACCACCTACGTACCCGCCGACTACCACGACCCGGAGAGGATCCTCGCCGAGGCGGCGCAGACGCTCGACTTCGACCAGCCCGTCGCGGTGATGTTCATGGGTGTGATGGGCTACGAGCCCGACCTCTCCGTGGTGCGCTCGATCGTCGAGCGGACCATGGACGCGATACCCTCCGGCAGCTACCTCGTGCTCTGGGACGGCACCAACACCAGCCCGGCTGTCGTCTCCGGTGCGGAGCGACTGGCACAGAGCGGCGGCGTCCCGTACATCCTGCGCAGCCCGGCGGACCTGGACAGTTGCTTCTCCGGCCTGTCGAAGGTGGAGCCGGGCCTGGTGCCGATCCCCCTGTGGCGACCGGACGAGCCCGACGTCACCGCGATCGACGCCTACGGCGCGGTGGCCCGTAAACCCTGA